Proteins from a genomic interval of Psychrobacter fulvigenes:
- the uppS gene encoding polyprenyl diphosphate synthase: protein MPTSLSSPTDLIPRHIAIIMDGNNRYGKAKGLGRGEGHIAGKDALDPIVEYCLDAGVEVLTVFAFSSENWLRPPNEVALLMRLLTSTIHEQMPRMNKYRIRLRFIGDRSQLDDDLQALMLDAEAKTAHFEAMTLVIAISYGGQWDIAHAAQQLAQQVQAGDLRAEEIDKELLSQYVQLADEPAVDMLIRTGGEYRISNFLLWQSAYAELFFTQTLWPDFSADELAQMIKEFAQRQRRFGKTSEQIEAQGTR from the coding sequence ATGCCTACATCCTTATCATCGCCGACTGATCTTATTCCTCGTCATATCGCTATTATCATGGATGGTAATAATCGTTATGGCAAAGCCAAAGGTCTTGGCCGCGGCGAGGGTCATATCGCAGGCAAAGATGCACTAGATCCTATCGTTGAGTATTGTCTCGACGCTGGGGTTGAAGTGCTGACCGTATTTGCATTTTCAAGTGAAAACTGGCTACGTCCACCCAATGAAGTGGCTTTACTGATGCGGCTACTGACCTCAACCATCCATGAGCAGATGCCGCGAATGAATAAGTATCGTATTCGGCTCCGCTTCATTGGTGATCGCAGTCAGCTTGACGATGACTTGCAAGCGCTGATGCTAGATGCAGAAGCCAAAACTGCTCATTTTGAAGCCATGACGCTGGTGATTGCGATCAGTTACGGTGGACAGTGGGATATTGCACATGCCGCTCAACAATTGGCGCAGCAGGTACAAGCAGGTGATTTACGGGCTGAAGAGATAGACAAAGAGTTGCTTAGTCAGTATGTACAGCTAGCCGATGAGCCTGCTGTGGATATGCTCATAAGAACAGGTGGTGAGTATCGTATCTCTAACTTTTTATTGTGGCAATCTGCGTATGCTGAGCTGTTTTTTACCCAAACCTTGTGGCCAGACTTTAGCGCAGATGAGCTTGCACAAATGATAAAAGAGTTTGCTCAGCGCCAGCGCCGTTTTGGTAAAACCAGTGAGCAGATTGAGGCGCAAGGAACACGGTAG
- the pyrH gene encoding UMP kinase: MSDKNPRFSRILLKLSGEALAGGKDMGIDTEVLDKMSLSIAHLRGLGVQVGIVVGGGNLYRGAQLQKEGLVGRVTGDQMGMLATVMNGLAMRDALERRNIKTRLMSALPIGEVTESYSSRNAIRYLKNGEVCIFVAGTGNPFFTTDTAACLRGIEIEAGLILKATKVDGVYDKDPSLHSDAVKYDGLTFDEVLEQKLGVMDLTAIALCREHNVPLQVFDMTKPNALLNVVMGENEGTRVYH, translated from the coding sequence ATGTCTGATAAAAACCCTCGTTTCTCCCGTATTTTGCTCAAACTTTCTGGCGAGGCCTTGGCAGGTGGCAAGGATATGGGTATCGATACAGAAGTGCTCGACAAGATGAGTTTGTCAATCGCGCACTTGCGTGGTCTTGGGGTTCAGGTTGGTATCGTCGTTGGCGGTGGTAATTTATATCGCGGTGCACAGCTACAAAAAGAAGGCTTGGTTGGCCGTGTCACTGGCGATCAAATGGGTATGCTAGCGACGGTTATGAATGGCCTTGCAATGCGTGATGCTCTGGAGCGCCGCAATATCAAAACGCGTCTGATGTCAGCATTGCCGATCGGTGAAGTAACCGAAAGTTATAGCAGCCGAAATGCGATTCGTTACCTCAAAAATGGCGAGGTTTGCATCTTTGTCGCTGGTACGGGTAATCCGTTCTTTACAACTGATACCGCGGCTTGTTTGCGCGGCATTGAGATTGAAGCTGGTCTTATCCTTAAAGCGACTAAAGTGGATGGCGTTTATGATAAAGATCCAAGTTTACATAGTGATGCTGTAAAATATGACGGTTTGACCTTTGATGAAGTACTTGAGCAAAAGCTTGGCGTCATGGACTTGACGGCCATTGCGCTATGTCGTGAACATAACGTACCCCTGCAAGTATTTGATATGACGAAGCCCAACGCTTTATTAAATGTCGTGATGGGCGAAAATGAAGGAACGCGCGTTTACCATTAA
- the frr gene encoding ribosome recycling factor, with amino-acid sequence MINEIKKDGEARMEKTLEALENTFSKVRTGRAHPGMLSGVMVSYYGADTPLNQVASINVEDSRTLLVQPFERTMVQAIDKAIREADLGLNPMSADVIRVPMPALTEETRRDMQKLARAEAENSRVSIRNIRRDMMNDIKDLAKEKEISEDDERRASDDIQKITDKFIETIDRRLNNKETELMEV; translated from the coding sequence ATGATTAATGAGATTAAGAAAGACGGCGAAGCACGTATGGAAAAGACCTTAGAGGCGCTTGAAAACACCTTTAGTAAGGTTCGTACAGGCCGTGCACACCCAGGAATGCTTTCAGGCGTCATGGTGAGCTATTATGGTGCAGATACACCGCTTAACCAAGTAGCGAGTATCAACGTTGAAGATTCGCGCACGTTATTGGTACAGCCATTTGAGCGTACTATGGTGCAGGCGATAGACAAAGCCATTCGTGAAGCAGATTTGGGTCTCAACCCGATGAGTGCCGACGTGATTCGTGTACCGATGCCAGCTTTGACTGAAGAAACCCGCCGCGATATGCAAAAGCTTGCGCGCGCTGAAGCTGAAAACAGCCGTGTTTCTATTCGTAATATTCGCCGTGATATGATGAATGATATTAAAGATCTGGCCAAAGAAAAAGAAATTTCAGAAGATGATGAGCGTCGCGCTAGTGATGATATTCAAAAGATTACCGACAAGTTCATCGAAACCATTGATAGAAGATTGAATAACAAAGAAACAGAGCTAATGGAAGTGTAA